A part of Aegilops tauschii subsp. strangulata cultivar AL8/78 chromosome 2, Aet v6.0, whole genome shotgun sequence genomic DNA contains:
- the LOC141042147 gene encoding oryzain alpha chain-like, translated as MRQMHAEWMAEHGTVYNATGEGKRRFEVFRDNLRDINQHNAATDAGVHSFRLGLNPFSDLTYEEFQSRYLGAQTKPQRERKLSVSLHAEVNVELAESVDWRKKGAVGPVKNQGSCWFSNQDTLFQYGIDLVASK; from the exons ATGCGCCAGATGCACGCCGAGTGGATGGCGGAGCACGGTACGGTCTACAACGCCACCGGAGAGGGGAAGCGACGGTTTGAGGTGTTCAGGGACAACCTTCGCGACATCAACCAGCACAACGCTGCCACCGACGCCGGGGTCCACTCCTTCCGCCTCGGACTCAACCCCTTCTCCGACCTTACCTACGAGGAGTTCCAAAGCAGGTATCTCGGCGCCCAGACCAAGCCGCAGAGGGAGCGGAAGCTCAGTGTCAGTTTACATGCCGAAGTCAACGTGGAGCTAGCGGAGTCTGTCGACTGGAGGAAGAAGGGGGCCGTTGGTCCTGTCAAGAATCAGGGCTCTTGCT GGTTCAGCAACCAGGACACCCTTTTTCAATATGGCATTGATTTAGTGGCCTCTAAGTAG
- the LOC109756074 gene encoding oryzain alpha chain-like: protein MRSSMALLVAALLLLLSVAAAADMSRSEEEMRRMHAEWMAEHGRVYNATGEGKRRFEVFRDNLRDIDQHNAAADAGVHSFRLGLNPFSDLTYEEFQSRYLGAQTKPQRERKLSVSLQAEVNVELAESVDWRKKGAVGPVKNQGSCSSAWAFAATATIEGINQIVTGDMIPLSAQELLDCTSRYGNDGCDGGLALHAFEFIIHNRGIASEEDYPYQASQNRCDPEKQKSRVVTIDGYENVPSNSEKSLQKAVANQPIVAMIMVSDSFASYAGGIFNGDCEFKGSVNHEVVVIGYGTGDGNDYWIVRNSWGASWGENGYIRMKRNIEASSGMCGIAFHPYYPRKAAKILP from the exons ATGAGGAGCTCCATGGCTCTCTTAGTGGCggcgctgctactgctgctgtcggtggccgcggcggcggaCATGTCGAGGAGCGAGGAGGAGATGCGCCGGATGCACGCCGAGTGGATGGCGGAGCACGGCAGGGTCTACAACGCCACCGGAGAGGGGAAGCGACGGTTTGAGGTGTTCAGGGACAACCTCCGCGACATCGACCAGCACAACGCTGCCGCCGACGCCGGGGTCCACTCCTTCCGCCTCGGACTCAACCCCTTCTCCGACCTTACCTACGAGGAGTTCCAAAGCAGGTATCTCGGCGCCCAGACCAAGCCGCAGAGGGAGCGGAAGCTCAGTGTCAGTTTACAGGCCGAAGTCAACGTGGAGCTAGCGGAGTCTGTCGACTGGAGGAAGAAGGGGGCCGTTGGTCCTGTCAAGAACCAGGGCTCTTGCT CGAGCGCCTGGGCTTTCGCAGCAACAGCAACTATTGAAGGCATCAACCAGATCGTTACCGGCGACATGATCCCTCTGTCTGCGCAAGAGCTTCTTGACTGTACTAGCAGATACGGCAACGACGGATGCGATGGAGGTCTGGCGCTCCATGCCTTTGAGTTCATCATTCACAATCGTGGCATCGCCTCTGAGGAGGACTACCCCTACCAGGCTTCGCAAAATCGTTGCGATCCTGAAAAG CAAAAATCAAGGGTTGTTACCATTGATGGATACGAGAATGTACCCAGTAATAGTGAGAAGAGTCTGCAGAAGGCAGTTGCAAATCAGCCAATCGTTGCCATGATTATGGTTTCTGACTCATTCGCGAGCTACGCCGGA GGTATCTTCAACGGAGATTGTGAATTCAAAGGATCCGTTAACCATGAAGTCGTCGTCATTGGCTATGGTACAGGGGACGGCAATGACTACTGGATTGTTAGGAACTCATGGGGTGCTTCGTGGGGTGAGAATGGTTACATCCGGATGAAGCGTAACATCGAAGCAAGCAGTGGAATGTGTGGTATTGCCTTCCATCCTTACTACCCCCGGAAGGCGGCCAAGATCCTGCCGTGA